A genomic region of Colletotrichum destructivum chromosome 5, complete sequence contains the following coding sequences:
- a CDS encoding Putative peptidase S10, serine carboxypeptidase, serine carboxypeptidase, serine active: MVRLASLAVSGLALFTRIASAVATQKDVESPEFATFSVPEHPHHAIRIKEQSDELCDAGSRQWTGWLDTGGKHLFFWYFESLNDPQKDPLSLWMTGGPGGSGLVGLMLELGPCLINENGTGTVHNPHAWNSNSSMIFVDQPAGTGLSYSDKDVTPPATSYTAAEDMNIFLRIFYKAFLHLDALPFHIVGESYGGHYIPALGAEIIRYNTGSPAPAFKVPLASVMIGNGYVSPADTTWGFYETLCTTKPGVPEPVFNVTSCASIAAALPRCMYLEEACYKYPDPIICRAAGDFCFDRIDWLYYQDVKKGGRNPFDITRPCEVENICYGAGSAIETYINSDRVRAALEVPDEANGGGGGGGRKNFTLISEDVNRAFELAGDMFLSTEAQVRYLLESGVDVLVYNGDLDLACNSAGNARWTDKLSWAGQVEFSTSGMEPWFAVRDGERVRAGRWKQVAKPAVRAGAGGRRTRFAFVTVEASGHMVPLDQPEVGLQMVRNWLFGDFGEAVGVAVEVGLADEDEYVFVEL, encoded by the exons ATGGTCCGGCTCGCCTCCCTCGCGGTCTCCGGACTCGCTCTCTTCACGCGGATCGCGTCCGCGGTCGCGACGCAAAAGGACGTCGAGTCGCCCGAGTTCGCGACCTTCTCGGTGCCGGAGCACCCGCACCACGCGATCCGCATCAAGGAGCAGAGCGACGAGCTCTGCGATGCGGGTTCGAGGCAGTGGACCGGCTGGTTGGACACCGGCGGGAAGCACCTCTTCTTTT GGTACTTTGAGAGTCTGAACGATCCGCAGAAGGACCCCCTCAGTCTCTGGATGACGGGCGGTCcaggcggcagcggcctcgtTG GTCTCATGCTGGAACTGGGCCCCTGTCTGATCAACGAAAACGGCACGGGCACCGTCCACAACCCCCACGCCTGGAACAGCAACTCGTCCATGATCTTCGTCGACCAGCCCGCCGGCACGGGCCTCAGCTACTCCGACAAGGACGTCACCCCACCCGCGACGTCCTAtacggccgccgaggacatgAACATCTTCCTGCGCATCTTCTACAAGGCCTTCCTGCACCTTGACGCCCTGCCCTTCCACATTGTCGGCGAGAGCTACGGCGGCCACTACAtccccgccctcggcgccgagatcaTCCGCTACAACACCGGgtccccggccccggccttCAAGGTCCCGCTGGCCTCCGTCATGATCGGCAACGGCTATGTCTCGCCCGCCGACACGACCTGGGGCTTCTACGAGACGCTCTGCACGACCAAGCCGGGCGTGCCCGAGCCCGTCTTCAACGTGACCAGCTGCGCCTccattgccgccgccctgccgcGGTGCATGTACCTGGAGGAGGCGTGCTACAAGTACCCGGACCCCATCATCTGCCGCGCCGCGGGCGACTTCTGCTTCGACCGGATCGACTGGCTGTACTACCAGGATGTCAAGAAGGGCGGGCGCAACCCGTTCGACATCACGCGGCCGTGCGAGGTGGAGAACATCTGCTACGGCGCGGGCTCGGCCATCGAGACGTACATCAACTCGGACCGCGTGCGGGCGGCGCTCGAGGTGCCCGACGAGgcgaacggcggcggtggcggcggcgggaggaagaACTTCACCCTCATCTCGGAGGACGTCAACCGCGCGTTCGAGCTGGCGGGCGACATGTTCCTCAGCACCGAGGCGCAGGTGCGGTACCTCCTCGAGTccggggtcgacgtgctcgTGTACAACGGCGACCTGGACCTCGCGTGCAACTCGGCGGGCAACGCGCGGTGGACGGACAAGCTGTCGTGGGCCGGGCAGGTGGAGTTCAGCACGAGCGGCATGGAGCCGTGGTTCGCGGTCCGGGACGGCGAGAGGGTGCGGGCCGGGCGGTGGAAGCAGGTGGCGAAGCCCGCCGTGAGGGCGggggccggcggccggcggacgaggttCGCGTTCGTGACGGTCGAGGCGTCCGGGCACATGGTGCCGCTGGACCAGCCCGAGGTCGGGCTGCAGATGGTGAGGAACTGGCTGTTTGGCGATttcggcgaggccgtcggggTCGCCGTGGAGGTCGGgctggcggacgaggacgagtaCGTGTTTGTGGAGTTGtaa